Proteins found in one Verrucomicrobiota bacterium genomic segment:
- a CDS encoding metalloregulator ArsR/SmtB family transcription factor, whose translation MDTADTLKLLSDSTRLRLLRLLAEEELSVAELQEILNMGQSRISSHLGLLKQGELVEDRRDGKKSFYHINRSLDPEIQTLLKVVCDAFDKEDHQEPDAHNLKRILDQRRELSEKFFNSVAENLGKYHCPGRSWEAIGHFLLKLTPAIVIADLGAGEGVISQLLARRAETVYCIDNSKRMVEVGTELAAKNGFNNLVYKFGDIEKIPLDSNEVDLALLSQALHHARQPLQALEEAHRILKPGGQIIVLDLLEHQFEKARELYNDHWLGFSQNQLYRWMKEVGFEQVDVSIVAKEKEEPFFETLLASAVKA comes from the coding sequence GTGGATACGGCCGACACTCTAAAACTGTTATCCGATTCAACACGTCTCAGACTGTTGCGTCTATTAGCTGAAGAGGAGCTTTCGGTTGCTGAACTGCAGGAAATCCTCAATATGGGGCAGTCCCGCATTTCCTCGCACCTTGGTCTATTAAAACAAGGCGAGCTGGTTGAAGATAGGAGAGATGGCAAAAAAAGCTTTTATCATATCAACCGGTCGCTCGACCCAGAAATCCAAACACTGCTCAAAGTTGTTTGCGACGCTTTCGACAAAGAAGATCATCAAGAGCCGGACGCCCACAACCTGAAGCGAATTCTTGACCAACGCCGAGAACTTTCAGAAAAGTTTTTCAATTCGGTCGCTGAGAATTTAGGCAAATATCATTGCCCTGGAAGATCCTGGGAGGCGATAGGTCATTTCTTGTTGAAGCTTACACCAGCAATTGTAATCGCAGACCTGGGCGCAGGAGAAGGTGTCATTTCTCAACTACTCGCACGCAGAGCTGAAACGGTCTACTGCATCGACAACTCGAAGCGCATGGTAGAGGTGGGCACTGAGCTTGCGGCAAAGAATGGGTTCAATAATCTGGTGTACAAATTCGGAGATATTGAAAAAATTCCGTTAGATAGCAACGAGGTTGACCTGGCACTATTGAGCCAGGCACTTCACCACGCAAGGCAGCCGCTTCAAGCACTCGAAGAAGCCCACCGGATTTTAAAACCGGGCGGACAAATTATCGTTCTCGATCTTCTCGAACATCAATTCGAGAAAGCACGTGAACTATACAACGACCATTGGCTGGGGTTTTCTCAAAACCAACTTTATCGCTGGATGAAAGAAGTTGGATTTGAGCAGGTAGATGTTTCAATCGTTGCCAAAGAGAAGGAAGAACCATTTTTCGAAACCTTACTAGCTTCGGCTGTTAAAGCGTGA
- a CDS encoding GreA/GreB family elongation factor, translating to MNEAAVQALIEKNPKLKRDKDKLLALEPGFYCIHRSWGFGLIQSYDEAENRLYIDFDDKEGHSMDPAFCVNTMEVLAQDHILSRSRTEEEEVKLLISKQQAEIIFQILDKMPDKKGSNQDIERILKLLLGEAKAKKWWTATKKHVAKDSRIGMPVRKLDPYFVRDEPVNREDEVFDAYFKTNAAGRKLRLVEELVAAHDSNEGVKQHLSELIDDFSSFIAETHQLDLLERLHAAFIRDDALIILGRERNVGPLPDELVAQAPVLDELANELPGPYQSKLLQLVERTHPDSWTKVILDLFKNSRGKFTTESINYLYTRAQVEDIKSTLERWLVEQNLKGPVLIWIIKNRNSRKFSTIIHDLINPRLFMSILYAIDYEALQSSGTRRVPLADLLSDDRELIGDLMAEADPEIARDLANSLLMNQGFEELTKKSILARVIKLFPAVQSLVDTTSDTNTGDTLFVSEASYDTRKEEYDILVKEKIPENKKAIAVAREHGDLKENSEYKMARQDQTTLMARKGKLEKDLAVAQITDFSEAPTEVVGIGSTVDIESKDTGEKVTYHILGAWDSDPEHNILSYKTPLAHILLGKEAKAVVEVEVAGNSQTWKLKSISRYVDRK from the coding sequence ATGAACGAAGCAGCGGTTCAAGCGCTCATCGAAAAAAATCCCAAATTAAAACGGGACAAAGATAAATTATTGGCTTTAGAGCCAGGTTTTTACTGCATCCACCGTAGCTGGGGCTTCGGTTTGATCCAGTCATATGACGAAGCTGAAAACCGCTTGTACATTGATTTTGATGATAAAGAAGGCCATTCGATGGACCCTGCTTTTTGTGTCAATACTATGGAAGTACTTGCTCAAGATCATATTCTTTCCCGTTCGCGGACTGAGGAAGAAGAAGTGAAATTGTTGATCAGCAAGCAACAGGCTGAGATCATTTTTCAAATCCTGGACAAGATGCCGGACAAAAAGGGTTCAAACCAGGACATCGAGCGTATTCTCAAGTTATTACTCGGTGAAGCTAAAGCAAAGAAATGGTGGACTGCTACCAAAAAACATGTTGCGAAAGATTCGCGTATTGGGATGCCCGTAAGAAAACTGGACCCTTATTTTGTCCGCGATGAGCCCGTAAATCGCGAAGATGAAGTATTCGACGCCTACTTTAAAACAAATGCAGCTGGGCGGAAATTGCGATTGGTTGAAGAATTGGTTGCAGCTCACGATTCTAATGAAGGTGTCAAACAACATTTGTCTGAATTGATCGACGATTTCTCCAGTTTCATCGCTGAAACTCACCAGTTGGATCTGTTGGAGCGTTTGCATGCAGCCTTTATTCGTGATGACGCACTTATAATTCTAGGACGGGAGAGAAATGTTGGACCACTCCCTGACGAACTAGTTGCTCAAGCTCCAGTTCTCGATGAGCTCGCCAATGAATTACCAGGACCCTATCAGTCAAAATTGCTGCAGTTGGTTGAACGTACTCATCCGGATTCCTGGACAAAAGTTATTTTAGACCTGTTCAAAAATAGCCGCGGAAAGTTTACTACTGAAAGCATTAATTATCTCTACACAAGAGCCCAGGTTGAGGATATAAAATCTACACTCGAACGCTGGTTGGTAGAACAAAATTTGAAGGGTCCCGTTTTAATTTGGATCATCAAGAACCGGAATTCACGGAAATTCTCAACCATCATTCATGATCTGATTAATCCACGTTTGTTCATGTCGATTCTATACGCGATAGATTATGAAGCCCTGCAATCCTCCGGTACGAGACGTGTGCCGCTGGCAGATCTTTTGTCTGACGACAGAGAGTTGATTGGAGATTTGATGGCAGAAGCGGATCCAGAGATTGCACGAGACTTGGCCAATTCATTGTTGATGAATCAAGGGTTCGAAGAGTTGACAAAAAAATCAATTTTGGCCCGGGTTATTAAACTCTTTCCAGCTGTGCAAAGCTTGGTTGATACTACCAGCGACACAAATACGGGAGATACTCTGTTTGTCTCAGAAGCCAGCTATGATACCCGCAAGGAGGAATATGACATTCTGGTAAAAGAGAAAATTCCAGAGAACAAAAAAGCGATCGCAGTAGCTCGTGAGCATGGAGATTTGAAAGAGAACTCCGAGTACAAGATGGCTCGTCAGGATCAAACAACACTTATGGCGCGCAAAGGCAAACTAGAGAAGGACCTGGCAGTTGCTCAAATCACGGATTTCTCTGAAGCACCCACTGAGGTAGTTGGAATCGGAAGCACGGTAGATATTGAAAGCAAAGATACCGGTGAAAAGGTGACTTATCATATTCTTGGAGCATGGGACAGCGATCCCGAACATAATATTCTTTCCTACAAAACCCCACTTGCACACATCCTGCTAGGTAAGGAAGCCAAAGCTGTCGTGGAAGTTGAAGTAGCCGGAAATTCCCAAACCTGGAAACTAAAATCGATTTCGCGCTACGTTGACCGGAAATAA